The segment AGCACCCGGTCGACCATGCCCTGCAGGTCCTCGGCGGACAGCGCGTGCATGGCGCGGGCGGCCAGCCTGCCGTCCTTGTCGACCACGATGGTGGTCGGGATGGACTGCGGGTTGAGGCTGCCCTTGGGGAACTTGAGGATCTGGGCGCCGTCCGGGTCGTAGATGCTCGGGTAGGTCACCCCGAAGTTCTTCTCGAACGCGACGGCGTTGGCCGGGTCGGTGTCCCGGGTGTTGATGCCGAGGAACTGCACCTGGTCGCCGTACTTCTCGCTGCTCTCCTGCAGGCCCTTGGCCTCGGCCCGGCAGGGGCTGCACCAGGAGCCCC is part of the Kitasatospora setae KM-6054 genome and harbors:
- a CDS encoding TlpA family protein disulfide reductase, whose protein sequence is MSRTSSRRIRLTAALGAAATLVLAGCSSSATGGGDGVGFVTGKGGIDTASPAERIAAPDIGGTSLDGGGGLKLSDYRGKVVVLNIWGSWCSPCRAEAKGLQESSEKYGDQVQFLGINTRDTDPANAVAFEKNFGVTYPSIYDPDGAQILKFPKGSLNPQSIPTTIVVDKDGRLAARAMHALSAEDLQGMVDRVLAESK